In Bombina bombina isolate aBomBom1 chromosome 6, aBomBom1.pri, whole genome shotgun sequence, a single genomic region encodes these proteins:
- the PHLDA1 gene encoding pleckstrin homology-like domain family A member 1 isoform X1, whose translation MIPFQILLSHWILLLKSSCTLLGKTSFNWLLFCPTSSMLESSCKVVKEGLLEKRSDGLLQLWKKKRCILTEEGLLLIPPKQLEQQPPSPTEPARIKELHFSNMKTVDCVERKGKYVYFTVVMTEGREIDFRCPQDEGWNAEITLQMVQYKNRQAILAVKSTRQKQQHLVQQHGHRIRSTSSNSA comes from the coding sequence ATGATTCCCTTTCAGATCCTGCTCTCGCATTGGATTCTTCTATTGAAGTCATCCTGTACTCTTCTTGGCAAGACAAGCTTTAACTGGTTGCTATTTTGCCCAACAAGCAGCATGTTGGAGAGCAGCTGCAAGGTAGTAAAAGAAGGACTCCTGGAGAAAAGGAGCGATGGTCTGCTCCAGCTGTGGAAGAAGAAGAGATGCATACTCACTGAGGAAGGGCTGCTTCTCATCCCACCTAAACAGCTGGAACAGCAGCCTCCTTCCCCAACAGAGCCTGCCAGGATCAAGGAGCTGCACTTCTCCAATATGAAGACGGTGGATTGTGTAGAGAGGAAAggcaaatatgtttattttacagtggtcatgacagagggaagagagattgATTTTCGATGCCCACAGGACGAGGGCTGGAATGCAGAGATCACGCTGCAAATGGTGCAATATAAAAACAGACAGGCTATTCTAGCTGTAAAATCTACTAGGCAGAAGCAGCAGCATTTGGTCCAGCAGCACGGGCATCGCATTAGGAGCACATCCTCTAACTCTGCATAG
- the PHLDA1 gene encoding pleckstrin homology-like domain family A member 1 isoform X2: MLESSCKVVKEGLLEKRSDGLLQLWKKKRCILTEEGLLLIPPKQLEQQPPSPTEPARIKELHFSNMKTVDCVERKGKYVYFTVVMTEGREIDFRCPQDEGWNAEITLQMVQYKNRQAILAVKSTRQKQQHLVQQHGHRIRSTSSNSA, from the coding sequence ATGTTGGAGAGCAGCTGCAAGGTAGTAAAAGAAGGACTCCTGGAGAAAAGGAGCGATGGTCTGCTCCAGCTGTGGAAGAAGAAGAGATGCATACTCACTGAGGAAGGGCTGCTTCTCATCCCACCTAAACAGCTGGAACAGCAGCCTCCTTCCCCAACAGAGCCTGCCAGGATCAAGGAGCTGCACTTCTCCAATATGAAGACGGTGGATTGTGTAGAGAGGAAAggcaaatatgtttattttacagtggtcatgacagagggaagagagattgATTTTCGATGCCCACAGGACGAGGGCTGGAATGCAGAGATCACGCTGCAAATGGTGCAATATAAAAACAGACAGGCTATTCTAGCTGTAAAATCTACTAGGCAGAAGCAGCAGCATTTGGTCCAGCAGCACGGGCATCGCATTAGGAGCACATCCTCTAACTCTGCATAG